In Oreochromis aureus strain Israel breed Guangdong linkage group 20, ZZ_aureus, whole genome shotgun sequence, the following are encoded in one genomic region:
- the fignl2 gene encoding fidgetin-like protein 2 isoform X1, translating into MSEQSTEHPVSNLQEPHSTEPSGLLKMHWNPEHAQPLSQWPEQHLDVSSTTSSPAHKSEFYSGRSRSSYNYAWANDDISALTASNLLKRYAEKYAGVLDSPYDRPSAVGTYPESGAFGSLNNQKTELEPWALTHSTEASYPLGPPGGHDGLSGSKTAATSTGPPGIGSVSVLNSNLSDSGYSGSSSCSGSTEYPSRYNGTYLSSGFCPQPNAALPPASLHTLQSTPTLVPSYSPATPVYNYPPSTYPPQTSLAPGYSHPSSTYLPSGLPTPTPVPSRPTVVGGSYSYQSTSLGTSESGGTLKRKAFEMGVEDDESGDRSRYRKYSYDPVKAGGNSPYSVNDKTDCHGNGFSSSGSTDPQTFKPSKPSSQPLVSPQFGTAGQYSPPTGMTGENGMTERGFTQQQQQQQQHSQAVKHPPLCAPTAEVMKSPDPRLLDLINGELLDCIPALGWGELAGLTHVKAALEEDLMWPVLRPSPVVQPPRTVLLFGPRGGGKTTLTRSLASQLGASFYRLSGTMLASKGKPEAEHILGSLLQVAGARQPSVVLLSQVEAMEEEGLRQVLLNTLEKAQVGTTGLVILICATGRPDLLQDAVHRSFAKRYHVGLPDVAMRREVLLQALSPQGFSLSERELNGVLQRTEGFTVRELLQLSQQVLSSASSSTGAMHGLTTSSKPPDFTDFENAFCKVRPHTTAKELDTCVEWSKMYSH; encoded by the coding sequence GCCTGTTAAAGATGCACTGGAACCCAGAGCATGCCCAGCCCCTCAGCCAGTGGCCTGAGCAGCACCTGGACGtctcctccaccacctcctctcCGGCCCACAAGTCAGAATTCTACTCTGGCCGTAGCCGCAGCTCCTACAACTACGCCTGGGCCAATGACGACATCTCTGCCCTTACAGCCTCCAACTTATTGAAGCGCTATGCTGAGAAGTATGCCGGCGTGCTGGACTCGCCATATGACCGGCCTTCTGCCGTGGGCACCTATCCAGAGTCGGGGGCCTTTGGGAGCCTAAATAACCAAAAGACTGAGCTGGAGCCTTGGGCACTGACGCACAGCACTGAAGCCTCCTATCCCCTGGGGCCTCCTGGAGGCCATGACGGCCTTTCGGGGTCCAAGACTGCCGCCACGTCCACGGGCCCTCCGGGGATTGGCAGCGTGTCAGTATTGAACAGTAACCTTTCAGACTCAGGTTACAGTGGTAGCAGCTCCTGCAGTGGGTCCACTGAGTACCCCTCTCGCTACAATGGCACCTATCTTTCCTCAGGTTTTTGTCCGCAACCTAACGCAGCACTTCCCCCTGCCTCCCTCCACACTCTCCAGTCCACTCCCACTCTTGTGCCCAGCTATAGCCCTGCCACGCCAGTCTACAACTACCCCCCCAGCACATACCCTCCTCAGACCAGCCTTGCTCCTGGCTACAGCCACCCATCTTCGACTTACCTCCCCTCAGGTCTACCGACCCCTACCCCTGTTCCCTCAAGGCCCACTGTGGTAGGAGGCAGCTATAGTTACCAGAGCACGAGCCTTGGGACGTCTGAATCTGGAGGGACATTGAAAAGAAAAGCTTTTGAGATGGGTGTTGAAGATGATGAGAGTGGGGACCGGTCGCGGTACAGGAAATACAGCTATGACCCTGTGAAGGCTGGGGGAAACTCACCCTACAGTGTGAATGATAAAACGGATTGCCATGGAAATGGCTTCAGTAGTTCAGGCAGCACAGACCCTCAGACCTTCAAGCCCAGTAAGCCCTCCTCTCAGCCCTTGGTGTCTCCTCAGTTTGGGACGGCAGGGCAGTACAGCCCTCCAACAGGCATGACGGGGGAGAATGGCATGACAGAACGGGGAttcacccagcagcagcagcagcagcagcagcattccCAGGCTGTCAAACACCCTCCATTATGTGCTCCAACTGCTGAGGTTATGAAGAGTCCAGACCCGCGACTGTTAGACCTCATCAATGGGGAGTTATTGGACTGCATCCCCGCATTGGGCTGGGGTGAGCTGGCTGGACTCACACATGTCAAAGCTGCCCTGGAGGAGGACTTGATGTGGCCCGTGTTGAGGCCAAGTCCAGTGGTGCAGCCACCAAGAACCGTCCTGCTGTTCGGCCCCAGAGGAGGGGGTAAGACGACACTGACTCGCTCACTGGCTTCACAGTTAGGGGCCTCCTTCTACCGTTTGAGTGGAACCATGCTGGCATCTAAAGGGAAGCCTGAGGCAGAACACATTCTGGGGTCTCTTTTGCAGGTGGCGGGGGCACGGCAACCCTCAGTTGTGCTACTTAGTCAGGTGGAAGCCATGGAAGAGGAGGGCCTGAGGCAGGTACTGCTGAACACCCTGGAGAAAGCTCAGGTGGGGACCACAGGTCTGGTGATTCTCATATGCGCCACTGGAAGGCCAGATCTGCTGCAAGATGCTGTCCATCGGAGCTTTGCCAAGCGATACCACGTCGGCCTACCAGATGTGGCTATGCGCAGAGAGGTGCTGCTGCAGGCGCTGTCGCCCCAGGGCTTCAGCCTGAGTGAGAGGGAGCTGAACGGTGTGCTGCAGCGCACGGAGGGCTTCACTGTGCGCgagctgctgcagctcagcCAGCAGGTGCTCTCCTCAGCATCCTCCTCAACTGGAGCCATGCACGGCCTCACCACGTCCAGCAAACCACCCGACTTTACAGACTTCGAGAATGCCTTCTGCAAGGTGCGGCCACACACCACCGCAAAGGAACTGGACACTTGTGTAGAGTGGAGCAAGATGTATAGCCACTGA
- the fignl2 gene encoding fidgetin-like protein 2 isoform X3 gives MHWNPEHAQPLSQWPEQHLDVSSTTSSPAHKSEFYSGRSRSSYNYAWANDDISALTASNLLKRYAEKYAGVLDSPYDRPSAVGTYPESGAFGSLNNQKTELEPWALTHSTEASYPLGPPGGHDGLSGSKTAATSTGPPGIGSVSVLNSNLSDSGYSGSSSCSGSTEYPSRYNGTYLSSGFCPQPNAALPPASLHTLQSTPTLVPSYSPATPVYNYPPSTYPPQTSLAPGYSHPSSTYLPSGLPTPTPVPSRPTVVGGSYSYQSTSLGTSESGGTLKRKAFEMGVEDDESGDRSRYRKYSYDPVKAGGNSPYSVNDKTDCHGNGFSSSGSTDPQTFKPSKPSSQPLVSPQFGTAGQYSPPTGMTGENGMTERGFTQQQQQQQQHSQAVKHPPLCAPTAEVMKSPDPRLLDLINGELLDCIPALGWGELAGLTHVKAALEEDLMWPVLRPSPVVQPPRTVLLFGPRGGGKTTLTRSLASQLGASFYRLSGTMLASKGKPEAEHILGSLLQVAGARQPSVVLLSQVEAMEEEGLRQVLLNTLEKAQVGTTGLVILICATGRPDLLQDAVHRSFAKRYHVGLPDVAMRREVLLQALSPQGFSLSERELNGVLQRTEGFTVRELLQLSQQVLSSASSSTGAMHGLTTSSKPPDFTDFENAFCKVRPHTTAKELDTCVEWSKMYSH, from the coding sequence ATGCACTGGAACCCAGAGCATGCCCAGCCCCTCAGCCAGTGGCCTGAGCAGCACCTGGACGtctcctccaccacctcctctcCGGCCCACAAGTCAGAATTCTACTCTGGCCGTAGCCGCAGCTCCTACAACTACGCCTGGGCCAATGACGACATCTCTGCCCTTACAGCCTCCAACTTATTGAAGCGCTATGCTGAGAAGTATGCCGGCGTGCTGGACTCGCCATATGACCGGCCTTCTGCCGTGGGCACCTATCCAGAGTCGGGGGCCTTTGGGAGCCTAAATAACCAAAAGACTGAGCTGGAGCCTTGGGCACTGACGCACAGCACTGAAGCCTCCTATCCCCTGGGGCCTCCTGGAGGCCATGACGGCCTTTCGGGGTCCAAGACTGCCGCCACGTCCACGGGCCCTCCGGGGATTGGCAGCGTGTCAGTATTGAACAGTAACCTTTCAGACTCAGGTTACAGTGGTAGCAGCTCCTGCAGTGGGTCCACTGAGTACCCCTCTCGCTACAATGGCACCTATCTTTCCTCAGGTTTTTGTCCGCAACCTAACGCAGCACTTCCCCCTGCCTCCCTCCACACTCTCCAGTCCACTCCCACTCTTGTGCCCAGCTATAGCCCTGCCACGCCAGTCTACAACTACCCCCCCAGCACATACCCTCCTCAGACCAGCCTTGCTCCTGGCTACAGCCACCCATCTTCGACTTACCTCCCCTCAGGTCTACCGACCCCTACCCCTGTTCCCTCAAGGCCCACTGTGGTAGGAGGCAGCTATAGTTACCAGAGCACGAGCCTTGGGACGTCTGAATCTGGAGGGACATTGAAAAGAAAAGCTTTTGAGATGGGTGTTGAAGATGATGAGAGTGGGGACCGGTCGCGGTACAGGAAATACAGCTATGACCCTGTGAAGGCTGGGGGAAACTCACCCTACAGTGTGAATGATAAAACGGATTGCCATGGAAATGGCTTCAGTAGTTCAGGCAGCACAGACCCTCAGACCTTCAAGCCCAGTAAGCCCTCCTCTCAGCCCTTGGTGTCTCCTCAGTTTGGGACGGCAGGGCAGTACAGCCCTCCAACAGGCATGACGGGGGAGAATGGCATGACAGAACGGGGAttcacccagcagcagcagcagcagcagcagcattccCAGGCTGTCAAACACCCTCCATTATGTGCTCCAACTGCTGAGGTTATGAAGAGTCCAGACCCGCGACTGTTAGACCTCATCAATGGGGAGTTATTGGACTGCATCCCCGCATTGGGCTGGGGTGAGCTGGCTGGACTCACACATGTCAAAGCTGCCCTGGAGGAGGACTTGATGTGGCCCGTGTTGAGGCCAAGTCCAGTGGTGCAGCCACCAAGAACCGTCCTGCTGTTCGGCCCCAGAGGAGGGGGTAAGACGACACTGACTCGCTCACTGGCTTCACAGTTAGGGGCCTCCTTCTACCGTTTGAGTGGAACCATGCTGGCATCTAAAGGGAAGCCTGAGGCAGAACACATTCTGGGGTCTCTTTTGCAGGTGGCGGGGGCACGGCAACCCTCAGTTGTGCTACTTAGTCAGGTGGAAGCCATGGAAGAGGAGGGCCTGAGGCAGGTACTGCTGAACACCCTGGAGAAAGCTCAGGTGGGGACCACAGGTCTGGTGATTCTCATATGCGCCACTGGAAGGCCAGATCTGCTGCAAGATGCTGTCCATCGGAGCTTTGCCAAGCGATACCACGTCGGCCTACCAGATGTGGCTATGCGCAGAGAGGTGCTGCTGCAGGCGCTGTCGCCCCAGGGCTTCAGCCTGAGTGAGAGGGAGCTGAACGGTGTGCTGCAGCGCACGGAGGGCTTCACTGTGCGCgagctgctgcagctcagcCAGCAGGTGCTCTCCTCAGCATCCTCCTCAACTGGAGCCATGCACGGCCTCACCACGTCCAGCAAACCACCCGACTTTACAGACTTCGAGAATGCCTTCTGCAAGGTGCGGCCACACACCACCGCAAAGGAACTGGACACTTGTGTAGAGTGGAGCAAGATGTATAGCCACTGA
- the fignl2 gene encoding fidgetin-like protein 2 isoform X2, which yields MLSPIVPYSLLKMHWNPEHAQPLSQWPEQHLDVSSTTSSPAHKSEFYSGRSRSSYNYAWANDDISALTASNLLKRYAEKYAGVLDSPYDRPSAVGTYPESGAFGSLNNQKTELEPWALTHSTEASYPLGPPGGHDGLSGSKTAATSTGPPGIGSVSVLNSNLSDSGYSGSSSCSGSTEYPSRYNGTYLSSGFCPQPNAALPPASLHTLQSTPTLVPSYSPATPVYNYPPSTYPPQTSLAPGYSHPSSTYLPSGLPTPTPVPSRPTVVGGSYSYQSTSLGTSESGGTLKRKAFEMGVEDDESGDRSRYRKYSYDPVKAGGNSPYSVNDKTDCHGNGFSSSGSTDPQTFKPSKPSSQPLVSPQFGTAGQYSPPTGMTGENGMTERGFTQQQQQQQQHSQAVKHPPLCAPTAEVMKSPDPRLLDLINGELLDCIPALGWGELAGLTHVKAALEEDLMWPVLRPSPVVQPPRTVLLFGPRGGGKTTLTRSLASQLGASFYRLSGTMLASKGKPEAEHILGSLLQVAGARQPSVVLLSQVEAMEEEGLRQVLLNTLEKAQVGTTGLVILICATGRPDLLQDAVHRSFAKRYHVGLPDVAMRREVLLQALSPQGFSLSERELNGVLQRTEGFTVRELLQLSQQVLSSASSSTGAMHGLTTSSKPPDFTDFENAFCKVRPHTTAKELDTCVEWSKMYSH from the exons ATGCTGAGTCCTATTGTCCCTTATA GCCTGTTAAAGATGCACTGGAACCCAGAGCATGCCCAGCCCCTCAGCCAGTGGCCTGAGCAGCACCTGGACGtctcctccaccacctcctctcCGGCCCACAAGTCAGAATTCTACTCTGGCCGTAGCCGCAGCTCCTACAACTACGCCTGGGCCAATGACGACATCTCTGCCCTTACAGCCTCCAACTTATTGAAGCGCTATGCTGAGAAGTATGCCGGCGTGCTGGACTCGCCATATGACCGGCCTTCTGCCGTGGGCACCTATCCAGAGTCGGGGGCCTTTGGGAGCCTAAATAACCAAAAGACTGAGCTGGAGCCTTGGGCACTGACGCACAGCACTGAAGCCTCCTATCCCCTGGGGCCTCCTGGAGGCCATGACGGCCTTTCGGGGTCCAAGACTGCCGCCACGTCCACGGGCCCTCCGGGGATTGGCAGCGTGTCAGTATTGAACAGTAACCTTTCAGACTCAGGTTACAGTGGTAGCAGCTCCTGCAGTGGGTCCACTGAGTACCCCTCTCGCTACAATGGCACCTATCTTTCCTCAGGTTTTTGTCCGCAACCTAACGCAGCACTTCCCCCTGCCTCCCTCCACACTCTCCAGTCCACTCCCACTCTTGTGCCCAGCTATAGCCCTGCCACGCCAGTCTACAACTACCCCCCCAGCACATACCCTCCTCAGACCAGCCTTGCTCCTGGCTACAGCCACCCATCTTCGACTTACCTCCCCTCAGGTCTACCGACCCCTACCCCTGTTCCCTCAAGGCCCACTGTGGTAGGAGGCAGCTATAGTTACCAGAGCACGAGCCTTGGGACGTCTGAATCTGGAGGGACATTGAAAAGAAAAGCTTTTGAGATGGGTGTTGAAGATGATGAGAGTGGGGACCGGTCGCGGTACAGGAAATACAGCTATGACCCTGTGAAGGCTGGGGGAAACTCACCCTACAGTGTGAATGATAAAACGGATTGCCATGGAAATGGCTTCAGTAGTTCAGGCAGCACAGACCCTCAGACCTTCAAGCCCAGTAAGCCCTCCTCTCAGCCCTTGGTGTCTCCTCAGTTTGGGACGGCAGGGCAGTACAGCCCTCCAACAGGCATGACGGGGGAGAATGGCATGACAGAACGGGGAttcacccagcagcagcagcagcagcagcagcattccCAGGCTGTCAAACACCCTCCATTATGTGCTCCAACTGCTGAGGTTATGAAGAGTCCAGACCCGCGACTGTTAGACCTCATCAATGGGGAGTTATTGGACTGCATCCCCGCATTGGGCTGGGGTGAGCTGGCTGGACTCACACATGTCAAAGCTGCCCTGGAGGAGGACTTGATGTGGCCCGTGTTGAGGCCAAGTCCAGTGGTGCAGCCACCAAGAACCGTCCTGCTGTTCGGCCCCAGAGGAGGGGGTAAGACGACACTGACTCGCTCACTGGCTTCACAGTTAGGGGCCTCCTTCTACCGTTTGAGTGGAACCATGCTGGCATCTAAAGGGAAGCCTGAGGCAGAACACATTCTGGGGTCTCTTTTGCAGGTGGCGGGGGCACGGCAACCCTCAGTTGTGCTACTTAGTCAGGTGGAAGCCATGGAAGAGGAGGGCCTGAGGCAGGTACTGCTGAACACCCTGGAGAAAGCTCAGGTGGGGACCACAGGTCTGGTGATTCTCATATGCGCCACTGGAAGGCCAGATCTGCTGCAAGATGCTGTCCATCGGAGCTTTGCCAAGCGATACCACGTCGGCCTACCAGATGTGGCTATGCGCAGAGAGGTGCTGCTGCAGGCGCTGTCGCCCCAGGGCTTCAGCCTGAGTGAGAGGGAGCTGAACGGTGTGCTGCAGCGCACGGAGGGCTTCACTGTGCGCgagctgctgcagctcagcCAGCAGGTGCTCTCCTCAGCATCCTCCTCAACTGGAGCCATGCACGGCCTCACCACGTCCAGCAAACCACCCGACTTTACAGACTTCGAGAATGCCTTCTGCAAGGTGCGGCCACACACCACCGCAAAGGAACTGGACACTTGTGTAGAGTGGAGCAAGATGTATAGCCACTGA